The Dehalogenimonas lykanthroporepellens BL-DC-9 genome includes a window with the following:
- a CDS encoding MutS2 family protein (TIGRFAM: MutS2 family protein~PFAM: Smr protein/MutS2; DNA mismatch repair protein MutS domain protein~KEGG: chl:Chy400_1295 MutS2 family protein~SMART: DNA mismatch repair protein MutS domain protein; MutS III domain protein; Smr protein/MutS2): MHAKDLDSLDFPRVREFLAGFCHSEPGRELALAVTPSTDIDWMRKRLAESAESRLLLEAEPDISVSGLSDLSVALRQAELGRTLDPPTLAEISRNLRVIRALKSAVSSTSFDIPLLTALAKNLVRFDPLEKAIDRVVTTDGQLQPGASPELVAIRNRMRSRRDELTNRLQGIIADESSRRFIQEPVITERAGRFALAVKAEYKNEIKGFVHDVSNTGSTVFLEPFATLDLGNELKELDIAEAREIERLLAEISARIGQSAPSIVESIRIAANLDVIMAKARYARRAHAVEALVYSPEVESAQPALKLVEARHPLLGDKAVPLSIELGLDFQLLVVTGPNTGGKTVALKTIGLLALMTQSGLPIPAEAGSRLPVFPGIFADIGDEQSVQASLSTFSGHISNIARILHSAAPGSLVLLDELGASTDPREGSALAGAILRHLAANGCIGAVTTHFSELKVFAHITPGLRNASFDFDPDTFKPTYRLTMGLPGGSNALATAARYGLAQSIIDNARNSLSADNRRLEELLSELNSEKQRLETIRRHLEQELSAASASRSALAGELSRLREEKQAMVTEARDAVVAEVALLEKELRRARNSLEKENTRQNQGKARLASQQVQARLHQGILTRDNDSAEATGDELPAPGDRVWLKEPGIEGRILSINEKTGQAEISAGALRFRLEKSGFTQLTSQPEKLPSTAVSFHSAGGRVPLELDLRGRRIDEAEALVDEYLNDAATANLSEVRVIHGHGTGALRDAVRQLSARHPLVASFAAAPQSLGGNGATTIRLR; this comes from the coding sequence GGCCGAATCGGCTGAATCACGACTTCTGCTGGAGGCCGAGCCCGACATCTCTGTATCAGGTCTGTCGGATTTATCGGTTGCTCTGCGTCAGGCGGAACTGGGCCGGACTCTGGACCCGCCGACACTGGCTGAAATCAGCCGGAACCTGCGTGTCATCCGTGCTTTGAAGTCTGCGGTATCCAGTACTTCTTTTGACATACCTCTACTGACGGCACTGGCCAAAAATCTGGTCCGCTTCGACCCGCTGGAAAAAGCCATCGACCGGGTGGTGACCACAGACGGACAGCTACAGCCCGGCGCTTCCCCGGAACTGGTCGCTATCCGTAATAGAATGAGAAGCCGGCGCGATGAACTGACCAACCGCCTCCAGGGTATCATCGCCGACGAAAGTTCGCGGCGGTTCATTCAGGAACCGGTAATTACCGAACGCGCTGGCCGTTTCGCTCTGGCGGTCAAAGCCGAATATAAAAATGAGATAAAGGGATTCGTCCATGACGTGTCCAATACCGGTTCCACCGTTTTTCTGGAGCCGTTCGCCACGCTGGATCTGGGCAATGAACTCAAGGAACTGGACATCGCTGAAGCCCGTGAAATCGAACGCCTGCTGGCGGAAATATCCGCCCGTATCGGCCAATCTGCCCCCTCCATCGTCGAAAGTATTCGAATTGCCGCCAATCTTGATGTGATAATGGCCAAAGCCCGTTATGCCCGCCGGGCTCACGCTGTTGAAGCCTTGGTCTATTCCCCTGAAGTGGAAAGTGCCCAGCCGGCGCTTAAACTGGTTGAAGCTCGCCACCCTTTGCTGGGCGACAAGGCGGTACCGCTATCCATCGAACTGGGCTTGGACTTTCAACTGCTGGTAGTGACCGGCCCCAATACCGGCGGCAAGACGGTGGCCCTCAAGACCATCGGCCTGTTGGCCTTGATGACTCAGTCCGGTCTGCCGATTCCGGCGGAGGCAGGTTCCCGACTGCCGGTATTTCCTGGAATATTCGCCGATATCGGCGATGAACAAAGCGTTCAGGCATCCCTGTCCACCTTCAGCGGCCATATTTCCAACATCGCCCGGATTCTGCACTCCGCCGCGCCGGGAAGCCTGGTGTTGCTCGACGAACTGGGCGCCAGTACCGACCCCCGGGAGGGTTCGGCCCTGGCCGGGGCCATCCTCCGTCACCTGGCGGCTAACGGCTGCATCGGTGCCGTGACAACCCATTTTTCAGAACTGAAGGTCTTTGCTCATATCACCCCCGGCCTGCGCAACGCTTCGTTCGATTTTGACCCCGATACTTTCAAACCGACCTACCGCCTGACCATGGGCCTGCCCGGCGGCTCCAACGCCCTGGCCACCGCCGCCCGCTACGGTCTGGCTCAATCGATCATCGATAACGCCCGCAACTCACTGTCGGCGGACAATCGCCGGCTCGAAGAACTGCTCAGTGAGCTCAATTCTGAGAAACAGAGACTGGAGACCATTCGCCGCCATCTGGAACAGGAACTGTCAGCCGCCTCAGCCAGCCGGTCAGCCCTGGCAGGTGAACTGTCTCGTCTGCGAGAGGAAAAACAGGCTATGGTGACTGAGGCCAGGGATGCCGTTGTCGCTGAAGTCGCCCTGCTGGAAAAAGAGCTTCGCCGCGCCCGTAACAGTCTGGAGAAAGAAAACACGCGGCAGAATCAGGGAAAAGCCCGGCTGGCTTCACAACAGGTTCAAGCCAGACTGCACCAGGGTATTCTGACCCGGGACAACGACTCGGCTGAGGCAACCGGGGATGAATTGCCGGCTCCGGGTGACCGTGTCTGGCTGAAGGAACCCGGCATCGAAGGCCGTATTCTTTCCATCAATGAAAAGACCGGACAGGCCGAAATCTCAGCCGGGGCGTTACGCTTCCGCCTGGAAAAGTCGGGCTTTACCCAGCTGACCAGCCAACCGGAAAAGTTGCCGTCGACCGCCGTCAGTTTTCATTCCGCCGGAGGTCGTGTACCGCTGGAACTCGACCTTAGAGGTCGCAGAATAGACGAAGCCGAAGCCCTGGTAGATGAATATCTGAACGACGCCGCTACCGCTAATCTGAGCGAAGTCCGGGTAATTCACGGTCACGGCACCGGGGCTTTGCGTGACGCTGTCCGCCAGTTGAGCGCCCGACACCCGCTGGTCGCCTCGTTCGCCGCCGCGCCCCAGAGCCTGGGCGGCAACGGCGCCACCACCATCAGGCTCAGGTAA
- a CDS encoding signal transduction histidine kinase (TIGRFAM: PAS sensor protein~PFAM: histidine kinase dimerisation/phosphoacceptor; PAS fold domain protein; PAS fold-4 domain protein; ATP-binding region ATPase domain protein~KEGG: cya:CYA_2886 sensory box histidine kinase~SMART: ATP-binding region ATPase domain protein; PAS domain containing protein; PAC repeat-containing protein), with product MDSSFVFTPYTLGYAVSLAIAVTDAVVSWQRRQSPRGMALFFLMTAASIWIFFGMLEVSATSVNTKILLSQLEYIGGVTTPVLFLVFAAVYGGFRHWVRPRYLLIAFIIPALTLVLATTNSTHHLVWAGFSAIDPDSNLMVYEHGPWFWFANAGYSTLCLLAGSLIIIRSAFQTSKEYRPSAILLLSGVAVPWLAGMIYVSGFNPFPGYDLTRIGVAFSGIMFLLAIYGRHLLDITPIARNIIIDTIPDGMLVLDRKKRIIDINRAARDMIGTDAQTAIGKPLVDLISTAPWLSSVTSSIETSTSMCLITGTDRHLEASISVLRDSLGQSSGRIVLLRDITERQISQEAIRRSEELYRSLFDNMINGFAFCRLTYENGKPADFTFLEVNPAFGRLTGLADVSGKQASALMPAFAVKDITLLEMFARVSATGRAEKMETYIHSLNMWLDIAVYSTAREHFVAVFDVVTERIQLESRLRAAATDWETTFNSIRDAISIHDGDYNIIRVNQAFAELVGRPVEAIINHKCYDIVHGLQAPLPGCPHTCTMSECRQVSSEFFEPALCLYVEITTSPIVEPDGRCTGSVHVIKDISARKETELALRENEARLSSLFQSMSEGVALHQLVMNEAGDPVDYRIVDVNPKFEEIIGLKREQVVNRLATDAYGVAAPPYLAQYSRVALSGKPGHLSVYFEPLDKHFDISIAPWGDGGFATIFTDVTEQMRIWETKSRLAAIVEFSADALIGRGRDGRITSWNRAAEHMLGYSAEEMIGRTNDILIPPDMDNEVPERLREIDETGRTVKWETRRRRKDGTIIDVAVTISPIRDTEGRVTGYSTIARDITESNRSRERLKSALAEKELLLKEIHHRVKNNMQVISSLLKMQGQFVNDESTRAMLQESQERIKSMSLVYNKLYQSSDLACIGMKEYVPELVTNLVHAYATSPDSVKPELDVDDVTFDIDTAIPLGLVINELVTNAMKYAFPSGRRGKILVSLKRLDAGSTGFRLVVRDNGVGLPEDFDPLTNRSLGMRLVNALARHQLGGTVELLRDGGTEFIITFEKG from the coding sequence ATGGATTCTTCCTTCGTGTTCACTCCCTACACATTGGGTTACGCAGTCTCTCTGGCTATCGCCGTCACCGACGCGGTGGTATCCTGGCAACGCCGGCAGTCGCCCAGGGGCATGGCGCTGTTCTTCCTGATGACCGCGGCCTCCATCTGGATTTTTTTCGGTATGCTGGAGGTCTCGGCCACCAGCGTCAATACCAAGATACTGCTTTCCCAGCTCGAATACATCGGCGGTGTCACCACTCCGGTGCTGTTCCTGGTTTTCGCCGCCGTGTATGGCGGCTTTCGGCACTGGGTACGGCCGCGCTACCTGCTCATCGCCTTCATCATTCCGGCGCTCACACTAGTCCTGGCCACCACCAACAGCACTCATCACCTGGTCTGGGCTGGTTTTTCGGCTATCGACCCGGACTCGAACCTGATGGTATACGAGCATGGCCCCTGGTTCTGGTTCGCCAACGCAGGTTACTCCACACTGTGCCTTCTGGCCGGCAGCCTGATAATCATCCGTAGCGCCTTCCAGACCAGTAAAGAGTACCGGCCGAGCGCCATTCTTCTGCTATCAGGGGTGGCCGTACCCTGGCTGGCAGGTATGATTTATGTATCTGGTTTCAACCCTTTCCCCGGGTATGACCTGACCCGCATCGGGGTGGCCTTTTCCGGTATCATGTTTCTGCTGGCTATTTACGGCCGACACCTGCTGGACATCACGCCAATAGCCCGGAACATCATCATCGACACCATTCCGGATGGAATGCTGGTGCTGGACCGGAAAAAACGGATAATCGACATCAATCGCGCCGCCCGCGATATGATCGGCACCGACGCCCAGACCGCCATCGGCAAACCACTGGTCGACCTCATCTCCACAGCGCCCTGGCTATCCTCAGTCACTTCATCCATCGAGACTTCGACCTCCATGTGCCTGATAACCGGTACCGACCGCCACCTGGAAGCTAGCATCAGCGTTCTTCGCGACTCCCTTGGTCAATCCTCCGGACGCATCGTTTTACTCCGGGATATCACCGAACGGCAGATATCACAGGAGGCCATCCGCCGGAGCGAAGAACTTTACCGTTCTTTGTTCGACAACATGATCAACGGCTTCGCTTTCTGCCGCTTGACCTATGAGAACGGCAAGCCCGCCGATTTCACGTTTCTGGAAGTCAACCCGGCCTTCGGCCGGCTGACCGGGCTGGCCGATGTCTCCGGCAAGCAGGCTTCAGCATTGATGCCTGCTTTCGCCGTCAAAGACATCACCCTGCTCGAAATGTTCGCCCGAGTGTCAGCTACCGGCAGAGCAGAAAAGATGGAGACCTACATTCACAGCTTGAATATGTGGCTGGACATCGCCGTGTACAGTACTGCCAGAGAGCATTTCGTCGCTGTATTCGATGTGGTCACCGAACGAATACAACTGGAATCCCGTCTGCGAGCCGCGGCTACGGACTGGGAAACTACCTTCAACTCCATCCGGGACGCCATCAGCATCCATGACGGCGACTACAACATCATCCGGGTCAACCAGGCTTTCGCCGAACTGGTAGGCCGACCGGTCGAGGCCATCATCAATCATAAATGTTATGACATCGTTCACGGTCTCCAGGCGCCGCTTCCCGGTTGCCCTCATACCTGCACCATGAGCGAATGCCGACAGGTATCTTCGGAGTTTTTCGAGCCGGCGCTTTGTCTTTATGTCGAAATCACCACTTCCCCCATCGTCGAACCGGACGGCCGGTGCACAGGCTCGGTGCATGTCATCAAGGACATCTCCGCCCGTAAGGAAACCGAGCTCGCTCTGCGGGAAAACGAAGCCCGTCTGAGTTCACTGTTCCAGAGCATGAGCGAAGGTGTGGCTCTGCACCAGCTGGTCATGAACGAAGCCGGCGACCCCGTTGATTACCGCATCGTCGACGTTAATCCCAAATTCGAGGAAATCATCGGCCTCAAAAGGGAGCAGGTGGTCAACCGTCTGGCCACCGACGCTTACGGGGTCGCCGCTCCGCCTTATCTGGCACAATATTCCCGGGTAGCCCTCAGCGGCAAACCGGGCCACCTGTCGGTATACTTCGAGCCGCTGGACAAGCATTTCGACATCTCCATCGCCCCGTGGGGCGATGGCGGCTTTGCCACCATTTTCACCGACGTCACCGAACAGATGCGCATCTGGGAAACTAAATCCCGTCTGGCAGCCATCGTCGAGTTTTCCGCCGATGCCCTGATAGGTCGCGGCCGGGACGGGCGTATCACTTCCTGGAACAGGGCCGCCGAACACATGCTGGGATATTCCGCGGAGGAGATGATCGGCCGCACCAACGACATTCTGATACCGCCGGACATGGATAACGAAGTACCGGAAAGGCTTCGGGAAATCGACGAAACCGGGCGGACTGTCAAGTGGGAAACCCGCCGTCGCCGCAAGGACGGTACCATTATCGACGTCGCCGTCACCATCTCGCCCATCAGGGATACTGAAGGCCGTGTCACCGGCTACTCCACCATCGCCCGGGACATCACCGAAAGTAACCGTTCGCGGGAACGTCTCAAATCAGCGCTGGCGGAAAAGGAACTGCTTCTCAAGGAAATCCACCACCGCGTCAAGAACAACATGCAGGTCATCTCCAGTCTGCTTAAGATGCAGGGACAATTCGTCAACGATGAATCGACACGGGCTATGCTTCAGGAAAGCCAGGAACGCATCAAGAGCATGTCGCTGGTTTATAACAAGCTCTATCAGTCTTCTGATCTGGCCTGTATCGGCATGAAGGAATATGTTCCCGAACTGGTCACCAACCTGGTTCACGCCTACGCTACTTCACCGGACAGTGTCAAACCGGAACTGGATGTCGATGATGTCACCTTCGACATCGACACAGCCATCCCGCTCGGGTTGGTCATCAACGAACTGGTGACCAACGCCATGAAATACGCCTTCCCTTCCGGCCGTCGGGGTAAAATACTGGTATCCTTGAAACGCCTGGACGCCGGTTCAACCGGTTTCCGGCTGGTCGTCCGGGATAACGGCGTCGGCCTGCCGGAAGACTTCGACCCGCTGACCAACCGCTCGCTGGGCATGCGCCTGGTCAATGCCCTGGCCCGGCACCAGCTCGGCGGCACGGTGGAACTGCTCCGCGACGGCGGCACCGAATTCATAATCACATTCGAGAAAGGTTGA
- a CDS encoding response regulator receiver protein (KEGG: lic:LIC12627 histidine kinase response regulator hybrid protein~PFAM: response regulator receiver~SMART: response regulator receiver) — translation MPKARILVVEDEAITAQDIQLSLEAMDYEVVGPVANGDDALALAETHRPELALMDIVLKGPHTGIATALELNRRFSIPVVYLTAYADQATLTQAREAEPLGYLTKPFNENDLRAAVEMALYKAGMEKERRELTRQLQEALDNIKMLKGLIPICANCKQIRDDKGFWQSVENYMTEHAGADFTHSICPDCTRKLYPEYYDQVYKDNE, via the coding sequence ATGCCCAAAGCCAGGATATTGGTAGTCGAAGATGAAGCCATCACTGCTCAGGATATCCAGCTCAGCCTGGAAGCCATGGATTACGAAGTTGTCGGCCCCGTCGCCAATGGCGATGACGCCCTGGCACTGGCAGAGACACATCGCCCGGAACTGGCGTTGATGGACATCGTGCTCAAGGGCCCCCATACCGGCATCGCCACCGCGCTGGAACTCAACCGCCGTTTTTCGATACCGGTAGTTTACCTGACCGCCTATGCCGACCAGGCTACCCTGACTCAGGCCAGAGAAGCCGAACCGCTCGGATATTTAACCAAGCCTTTCAACGAAAATGACCTGCGGGCCGCCGTCGAGATGGCGCTCTACAAAGCCGGTATGGAAAAGGAGCGGCGGGAACTTACCCGCCAGCTCCAGGAAGCCCTCGACAACATCAAGATGCTCAAAGGACTGATACCGATTTGCGCCAACTGTAAACAGATACGCGACGACAAGGGTTTCTGGCAATCGGTGGAAAATTACATGACCGAACACGCCGGGGCTGACTTCACCCACTCCATTTGTCCGGATTGCACACGCAAGCTGTACCCGGAATATTATGACCAGGTATATAAGGATAATGAATAG
- a CDS encoding GTP-binding protein TypA (KEGG: dev:DhcVS_1081 GTP-binding protein~TIGRFAM: GTP-binding protein TypA; small GTP-binding protein~PFAM: protein synthesis factor GTP-binding; elongation factor Tu domain 2 protein; elongation factor G domain protein), producing MPKYRDDIRNIAIIAHVDHGKTSLVDVMLKQSHIFRENQEVGELIMDRNALEREKGITILAKNTAVEYLGRKINIIDTPGHADFSGEVERVLNMAEGCLLLVDSTDGPMPQTRFVLQQALEKKLKPIVVVTKMDRPTRRLKEVLAMTQDLFLELATEDAQLDFPVVYSSSKDGFAVTDPDDEGRDLIPLFECIMSHIPPPEIEEGPLQMLVSNLDYSSHKGRIAIGRIRRGAVAPRDSVVVIGRHGVSPRSQVNEVFTHLGLNRREVERGEAGDIIALTGLPEVNIGDTIAAPERPEPLPGIHIGEPTVKMTFGVNTSPFAGREGKYSTSRQIRARLYRELETNISLRVEETSSPDVFLVSGRGELHLSILIETLRREGYELELSKPEAITRDIDGKLMEPMEALTIDTAEEYIGELTEMLARRKGRMTNLHHDGLGNVRLEYHIPTRGLIGFRSSFLTATRGRGVMNTLFLHYEPWQGDIASSRSGVLVASQSGTAVTYGLNNAQERGLTFIDPMTEVYEGMIVGLNARGQDLAVNVCKEKKMTNIRSSTGDIAVKLTPPVKMSLEESLDFVEDDELVEVTPGNIRLRKKLLSAHNRKRAEK from the coding sequence GTGCCCAAATATCGTGATGACATCCGCAATATCGCCATTATCGCCCACGTCGACCACGGCAAGACCAGCCTGGTCGATGTGATGCTCAAACAGAGTCATATCTTCCGGGAAAATCAGGAAGTCGGCGAACTCATCATGGACCGGAACGCCCTGGAGCGGGAAAAAGGTATTACCATCCTGGCTAAAAACACCGCCGTCGAATACCTCGGTCGCAAAATAAACATCATCGACACCCCCGGCCACGCCGATTTTTCCGGCGAAGTCGAACGGGTGCTCAACATGGCCGAAGGTTGCCTTCTGCTGGTCGATTCCACCGACGGCCCCATGCCGCAGACCCGGTTCGTCCTGCAACAGGCACTGGAAAAGAAACTCAAGCCTATCGTCGTCGTTACCAAGATGGACCGGCCCACCCGCCGGCTCAAGGAAGTGCTGGCCATGACTCAGGATCTTTTCCTGGAACTGGCTACCGAGGATGCCCAACTGGACTTCCCGGTCGTTTATTCCAGTTCGAAGGACGGCTTCGCCGTCACCGATCCGGATGACGAAGGCCGCGACCTCATTCCCCTGTTCGAATGTATTATGAGCCATATCCCGCCGCCGGAAATCGAGGAAGGCCCGTTGCAGATGCTGGTTTCCAACCTGGACTATTCTTCCCACAAAGGCCGTATCGCCATCGGCCGTATCCGGCGCGGCGCGGTCGCCCCCCGCGACAGTGTGGTCGTCATCGGTCGCCACGGCGTCTCCCCGCGCTCTCAGGTTAACGAGGTGTTCACCCACCTGGGACTGAACCGCCGGGAAGTAGAACGCGGCGAAGCCGGAGACATCATCGCCCTCACCGGACTGCCGGAGGTCAATATCGGCGACACCATCGCCGCGCCGGAAAGACCGGAACCCTTGCCGGGCATCCACATCGGCGAACCGACCGTCAAGATGACCTTCGGTGTCAACACCTCTCCCTTCGCCGGCCGGGAGGGCAAGTACTCCACTTCCCGACAGATCCGCGCCCGTCTCTACCGCGAACTGGAAACCAACATCAGTCTGCGGGTTGAGGAAACGTCGTCTCCGGACGTCTTCCTGGTCTCCGGCCGGGGCGAGCTTCACCTTTCCATCCTTATCGAAACACTGCGCCGTGAAGGCTATGAACTGGAACTGTCCAAACCCGAGGCCATCACCAGGGACATCGACGGAAAGCTTATGGAGCCGATGGAGGCGCTGACCATTGATACCGCCGAAGAATACATCGGTGAACTGACCGAAATGCTGGCCCGGCGCAAAGGCCGCATGACCAATCTGCATCACGACGGCCTGGGTAATGTCCGACTGGAATATCACATTCCCACCCGAGGCCTCATCGGGTTCCGCAGTTCCTTTCTGACCGCCACCCGCGGCCGCGGCGTGATGAACACGCTTTTCCTCCACTACGAACCGTGGCAGGGCGATATCGCCAGTTCCCGTTCCGGCGTCCTCGTCGCCTCCCAGTCCGGCACCGCTGTGACCTACGGCCTGAATAATGCCCAGGAACGCGGCCTGACCTTCATCGACCCGATGACCGAGGTATACGAAGGCATGATTGTCGGCCTCAACGCCCGCGGTCAGGATCTGGCGGTCAATGTCTGCAAGGAAAAGAAAATGACCAACATCCGCTCCTCTACCGGTGACATCGCCGTCAAACTAACGCCCCCGGTTAAGATGTCGCTGGAAGAGTCGCTGGATTTTGTTGAAGATGATGAACTGGTCGAAGTTACCCCCGGCAATATCAGACTGCGCAAGAAACTGCTGTCAGCCCATAACCGCAAGCGCGCCGAAAAATAA
- a CDS encoding maf protein (KEGG: deh:cbdb_A1043 RNA methyltransferase~TIGRFAM: maf protein; RNA methyltransferase, TrmA family~PFAM: Maf family protein; (Uracil-5)-methyltransferase), with protein sequence MEETSLETVTLKLTAAGPFGGATGTCQGRLINVFGGIPGETVSARILREAGDLTDAIVKEVIEPSPHRRQAPCPYFGECTGCQYQQIDYPHQLELKRESVIDALTGHGITAPVNPAVPSPDEFGYRNHARLTVRRRANRFGFINRVTRRFVPIDHCLIMAEGVNSLLSALDGRCGETSQFSIRYGVNTDEFLIQPKLKNPDITVTSGQLWYHEILCGRRFRVSSPAFFQVNTPQAENLADLIGERLALTGAETIIDAYAGVATFAALLAPRVKKVIAIEESSAAVKDARVNIKGLANVELLEARTESVLPHLGKLADAVIIDPSRNGCHPGALRILNRHPASRLVYVSCNPEALGRDLATLTRGPWIIEDITPVDLFPQTYHVETVVTLKYDPERELAFNRRQELVLASASPRRADLLTAIGLQFTIAVSGVDETPVIGLSPDEQALYHARSKASAVAKTMCSGTVIAADTVVDLDGEILGKPTSPASAATMLQRLHGRSHRVVTAVAVVDAATGETLADMRVSRVTMRHYTDDEINDYVNSGSPMDKAGAYGIQDKRFNPVERVKGCYHNVVGLPVCLLLDTLLKLGVHPKADLKRIPGDKCPDCRRWQSY encoded by the coding sequence TTGGAAGAAACGTCCCTGGAAACCGTTACCTTGAAACTTACCGCCGCCGGTCCTTTCGGCGGGGCCACCGGTACCTGCCAGGGCCGGCTCATCAACGTCTTCGGCGGCATCCCCGGTGAAACGGTCAGCGCCCGCATCCTCCGGGAAGCCGGCGACCTTACCGATGCCATCGTCAAAGAAGTCATCGAGCCATCGCCCCATCGCCGTCAGGCACCATGCCCTTACTTCGGCGAATGTACCGGGTGCCAGTACCAGCAAATCGACTACCCCCATCAGCTGGAACTCAAACGGGAATCCGTGATTGACGCTCTGACAGGCCACGGCATCACTGCCCCGGTCAACCCGGCGGTGCCGTCACCGGACGAATTCGGCTACCGCAACCATGCCCGGCTGACCGTACGCCGCCGAGCCAACCGGTTCGGCTTCATCAATCGCGTCACCAGACGTTTCGTGCCGATAGACCACTGTCTCATCATGGCCGAAGGCGTCAACTCACTGCTCTCAGCCCTGGACGGGCGTTGCGGCGAAACCTCTCAGTTCTCCATCCGTTACGGCGTCAATACCGATGAATTTCTCATTCAGCCGAAGCTTAAAAACCCCGACATCACCGTCACCAGCGGTCAGCTCTGGTACCACGAAATCCTCTGCGGCCGACGTTTTCGCGTTTCCTCACCGGCATTTTTCCAGGTCAATACCCCTCAGGCGGAAAACCTGGCCGACCTCATCGGTGAACGCCTCGCCCTGACCGGCGCGGAAACCATCATCGACGCTTACGCCGGCGTAGCCACTTTCGCCGCTCTGCTGGCCCCGCGGGTGAAAAAGGTCATCGCCATCGAGGAATCCTCAGCCGCGGTCAAAGACGCCCGGGTCAATATCAAAGGTCTGGCTAATGTTGAACTGCTGGAAGCCCGCACCGAATCGGTTCTGCCCCACCTGGGCAAACTGGCCGATGCGGTCATCATCGACCCTTCGCGCAACGGCTGTCACCCCGGGGCGCTTCGTATTCTCAACCGCCACCCGGCCAGCCGGCTGGTCTATGTGTCCTGTAACCCGGAAGCGCTGGGGCGTGACCTGGCGACACTGACCCGAGGCCCCTGGATTATCGAAGACATCACCCCTGTGGATCTGTTCCCACAGACCTATCATGTGGAGACGGTAGTTACGCTGAAATACGATCCGGAGCGGGAACTGGCTTTCAACCGCCGTCAGGAACTGGTGCTGGCTTCAGCCTCTCCCCGCCGCGCTGACCTGCTGACAGCCATCGGTCTTCAGTTTACCATCGCTGTTTCCGGGGTCGATGAAACTCCCGTCATCGGTCTTTCGCCAGATGAACAAGCCCTGTATCATGCCCGGAGCAAGGCGTCAGCCGTGGCGAAGACAATGTGTTCCGGCACCGTCATCGCCGCCGACACCGTAGTTGACCTGGACGGCGAGATTCTGGGCAAACCAACATCACCGGCTTCAGCCGCTACCATGCTTCAGCGCCTGCACGGCCGCTCACACCGGGTGGTTACCGCCGTCGCCGTCGTTGACGCCGCTACCGGCGAGACCCTGGCCGACATGCGGGTCAGCCGGGTGACCATGCGCCACTACACCGATGACGAAATCAATGATTATGTCAACTCTGGTTCCCCGATGGACAAGGCCGGCGCTTACGGCATCCAGGACAAGAGATTCAACCCGGTCGAGCGGGTTAAAGGCTGTTATCACAACGTCGTCGGTCTGCCGGTCTGTCTCCTGCTGGATACCCTGCTGAAACTGGGAGTTCACCCGAAAGCAGACCTTAAGCGGATTCCGGGTGACAAATGCCCGGATTGCCGGCGCTGGCAAAGTTACTGA
- a CDS encoding hypothetical protein (KEGG: dev:DhcVS_1445 hypothetical protein): MTCRQALLKGNPLEWLLEADTANPSIRYLTLRDIVGLPADNSQLWARGA; the protein is encoded by the coding sequence ATGACCTGCCGGCAGGCATTACTCAAAGGAAATCCGCTGGAATGGCTGTTGGAAGCAGACACCGCCAATCCGTCGATTCGTTACCTCACCCTGAGGGATATCGTTGGACTGCCCGCCGACAACTCACAACTCTGGGCAAGGGGCGCTTAA